In one window of Clavelina lepadiformis chromosome 4, kaClaLepa1.1, whole genome shotgun sequence DNA:
- the LOC143452890 gene encoding XK-related protein 7-like, which yields MLVGSSVDSSDSSSSDHNDESEQEVMTRGEASSFSFNVTVTDSAITLPANPPTPDCPSIEPKSKNASEQEGCQEEVAFTFCSTFHALFNFNNFWKPSHYTIISLCLNIVPIIIYLFDFVTDWLNGFSYLKRRQEYEDNIIYFGMTIALIIFPTIIIHVFSAYWEIKAKNHERNEGEQENGTNNGCCFLFGMALVHILQIGPVYRYLRAAHHGLKSTNCEIKGNKVLRDYYYKKCHVELAAVGFLRMVESFLEAGPQLILQIYIMVTTLQTPFITVFSCCMSLFGMSTCPVSFERDLRISDDKEQLSIIGTVVMFLYRVCNITSRVFALALLLNLHFWIWISLFLLHWCAMTLMIVKQNTEFCGKRSETTLNAKEIFYDVIIGFFYNFDYFNVQTGNKNKWKMLFYYVVVFIEDLAIVTSWYFFRYGGSLLDYITGATGNTTSKEQVNFTTISTPVLSHGVVPDHIALMLVLVTMATYFFGVGFLTVYYTVFHTTTASRYSIKTVFHWKRFTQGPNDDQGPHEEPASSTVESTI from the exons ATGTTGGTTGGATCGTCCGTGGATTCTTCGGATTCCAGCAGCTCAGACCATAACGATGAAAGCGAACAGGAAGTGATGACTAG AGGTGAGGCTTCATCTTTCTCATTTAATGTAACTGTAACAGATTCTGCAATAACCCTCCCAGCAAATCCACCCACAC CTGATTGTCCGAGCATTGAGCCAAAATCTAAGAATGCTTCAGAACAGGAAGGTTGTCAG GAGGAAGTTGCTTTCACATTTTGTTCCACTTTCCATGCTTTGTTCAACTTCAACAATTTCTGGAAACCTTCACATTACACCATCATAAGTCTTTGCTTAAACATAG tTCCTATCATCATTTACTTGTTTGACTTTGTGACTGATTGGTTAAATGGATTCAGCTATTTGAAGCGAAGACAGGAATATGAGGACAATATCATTTACTTTGGGATGACTATTGCTCTCATCATTTTTCCTACCATCATTATACAT GTTTTTTCAGCGTATTGggaaattaaagcaaaaaaccatGAAAGAAATGAGGGAGAGCAAGAAAATGGGACAAACAATGGCTGCTGTTTTCTCTTCGGCATGGCTCTGGTGCACATTCTGCAAATTGGACCAGTATATAG GTATTTACGGGCTGCTCACCACGGTTTGAAATCAACTAACTGTGAAATAAAAGGCAACAAAGTATTACGTGACTACTATTATAAGAAG TGCCATGTGGAGCTGGCAGCTGTTGGTTTCTTGAGGATGGTGGAATCATTTTTGGAGGCCGGGCCACAGTTAATTTTGCAGATTTACATCATGGTCACAACTTTGCAAACTCCTTTTATAACCG TCTTTTCATGCTGTATGTCATTATTCGGAATGTCGACTTGTCCTGTTTCATTTGAGCGAGATTTACGAATTTCGGATGACAAGGAACAACTTTCCATCATCGGAACTGTTGTCATGTTCTTATACAGAGTGTGCAATATCACTTCACGG gTTTTTGCTTTGGCCTTGCTTCTTAATCTACATTTCTGGATTTGGATAAGTTTATTTCTGCTTCACTGGTGTGCCATGACATTGATGATAGTCAAACAAAACACCGAATTTTGCGGAAAGAGAAGTGAAACAACATTAAATGCAAAAGAGATATTTTACGATGTTATCATTGG atTTTTCTACAACTTTGATTACTTCAATGTTCAAACCGGAAATAAGAACAAGTGGAAAATGCTGTTTTATTATGTCGTCGTGTTCATCGAAGATCTTGCCATTGTGACATCATGGTATTTCTTCAGATATGGTGGAAGTTTGCTTGATTATATAACTGGCGCGACTGGAAATACAACCAGCAAGGAACAAGTCAATTTTACAACTATATCTACCCCCGTCCTAAGCCATGGCGTTGTTCCAGATCATATTGCTCTCATGCTGGTATTGGTGACGATGGCAACATATTTCTTCGGTGTAGGTTTTCTGACCGTGTACTACACCGTATTTCATACGACCACGGCAAGCAGATACAGCATAAAAACCGTTTTTCATTGGAAGCGTTTTACCCAGGGTCCAAATGACGACCAAGGACCACATGAGGAACCAGCCAGTTCAACTGTTGAAAGTACAATTTGA